GCAGACCCCGCGTCGGGTCGTCGCTGACGACGGTGACGTTCCGGATCCCGGCGTGGGCGAGGTTGGTGCGGGCCTGTTCGGCCAGATCCTCCGACCGCTCGACCGCGAACACCTCCCGGGCCAGACGAGCCAGCAGCGCCGCCTGGTAGCCCACACCGGCTCCGACCTCGAGTAACCGTTCGTCACCGTCGAGCTCCAACGCCTGGATCATCAGCGCGACGATCGAGGGCTGCGACGTCGCCTGACGGCGACCGATCAGGATCGCGCGGTCGCGGTAGGCGTGGCGCTCCCGCCCGGGCGGCACGAACCCGGCGCGGTCGACCGCGCGGATGGCGGCGATCACCCGCTGGCTGCGGACACCGAGCCGTGCTGCCGCCCGGACCAGGTCCTGACGCGAACGTTGCAGGAACATCTCGAGCGCCCCTGTCGGCTGCGCACAGCTTGCCACCTGCGGCCGATCGGAAGAAGCAGCGTGGCGGGACGACCTGGGTGGGCGGCATGTGCCGCCGCGAGCGTCGTCGTGGCCGCTTCAGACGTCGGTCACGAGAACAGTGCGGCCTGGACCCCGTCGAGGTGCAGCGGTGGGCGGGGGGCCGGTGGCTCGGCCGCCGCGGTACCCGGCGGCGGTTCCAGCGGTGGGGGAGGCATCGGCGGGAGCGGACCGCGTTGCACGGCTCGGCGGAAAGCGTCGGCGGTGGGCCCCAGACCGACCGGGGCCAGTGCCCGTCGCACCTGGGCGAGGTCCACACCCTTGGCCAGCGTCGCGGCGAGGTCGACCGGCCCCCGTGCCAACGGGGCCATCAGCTCGAGGTTGCGTTCGACGTCGCCCCGGCTGTCGCGCAGCCGTGCTGCCAGGTCGGGGGGCAGGTCGCCGATCCCGGCGTACAGCGCACCCACGGACCCCCAGGATCGCAGCAGTCGGGCGGCGGTGCGCTGCCCGACGCCCGGCACGCCCGGGAGGTCATCAGAGGGATCTCCGCGCAGGGCGGCCAGCTCGAGGTACTGGGTGGGTTGGACCCCGAACTCGTCTTCGACCGCGGCGGGGTCGTACACGGCCAGATCAGCCATCGTGCGTCTGGGCCGCAGCAGCGTCGCCCGATCCGACACCAACGCCAGCAGGTCGCGGTCGGAGGACACCAGCGTGGTGCGCACGTCGGCGATGCCGGCGCCGGCCACCGTCGCCGCGAGCACGTCATCGGCTTCGTGGCCCGGTGTCGACAGGACCGTGAACCCGCAGGCTGCCAGCAGGTGCGCCAGGTCCCGCAGCTGTCCCACGAAGGCGGGGTCGGGGGCGGGGCGGCTCGCCTTGTACCGCGGGTGGCGGGCTTTGCGGATGCTGTCGGGTGAGTCGAAGGCGACGACCACACCGGCGTACGGGCCGTACCGCCAGACGCTGCCGAGCATGCGCACGACGCCGCCGGTCAGCCACGGGCCGCTGTCGCGTTCGTCGGTCAGCGCGTGCCAGGCGCGGTGCGCGAGGGAGTTGCCGTCGACAGCCAGCAGCGTTGACACGGCCGCACGGTAGCGGGGCGCCGCCTGCAGTTGCGGTACCCATCGCCGGCTGCTTGCCTTCGACGGGTCGGACGGGTAGTGGGGACCGTGTCGGGTCTTGGGGGTGGTGTGGCACGACGGCGGATGGTGGTCGCCGCCCTGGCTGCGCTGATGGCCGTGACCGGTGGCGACGCGAGCGCTGCCCCGGTCGACGACCTGCGTCGGCGCATCCAGGACTCCCAACACGAGCTGGAAGCGGCCAACCAGGGGCTGGCGGTCGTCACCACCTCCGTGGAGGAAACGCGCGCGGCGCTGGCCGACGTCGACGCGCGTCTGACGGCCAGCACCCAACGGCTCGGGGAGCTCGAAGCGGAGCTCGCCGAGCGGCGCGACGCGTTGGCGTCAGCGGAGCAGAAGCTGGCCACGGCCGAGCGTGAGCTGGCCACGGCTCAGGGGCGCACCCAGGAGGCCACCCGCGCGCTCGACGCCGCCACCGAGGAGTTGCGGCGCACCGAGGCCGAGCTCGACCGCGAACAGACCACCTTCGAGACGCAGGCAGCCGACGCCTTCAAGCGCGGCCGTACCGGGCAGGTCGGCGGCCTGCTGCAGGTGGTGTTCGCCACCGATTCGCCCGGCGACGCCGCGCGCGGTCTGCGGGTGGCGCGATCGGTGCTGGCTCACCAGGACCAGGTGGTGCAACGCTTGGACTGGCTCCGCGCACAGGTGGCGGCCCACCGACAGACGGTGGCGGCGTTGCGCCGCCAGCGGATGGTCGAGGAGGCGGTGGCGCGGGCGGCCCGAGAGGACGTCGCAGACCTGACCGAACAGCGCCGGGTGCTGGTGGCCGAGCAGGCATCGCTGGTGGGCGACCAGCGTGACCTGGTCGCCCAGATCACCGCCGACCAGGCCAGCCAGCAAGACCTGCTGCGCCGCCTCCACGTCGACCAGCGCTCCTACGAGGGGCTCGTCTCGCACCTGGAGGCGGAGTCGCAGCGGCTCGAGAACGAGCTCGCTGCGGAGCTGGCCCGCCTCGCACGTGAACAGCGTGCCGCGGCGGCGCGAGCTGCCAAGGCCGCCGCGAAGGCCGCCGCCGAGAAGGCCGCCGCCGACAAGGCCGCCGCCGACAAGGCCGCTGCCCAGAAAGTCGCTGCCGACAAGGCCGTGAACAGGACCGCCGCGAAGGCACCCGCCCAGCGGCGAGCGCAGACGGCGGTGGCCCAGCCGGGCTCCTCCGACAGCGGACAGCTGGCGTGGCCGACCGCTGGCCGGGTCACGTCCGGCTTCGGGTGGCGCACCCACCCCGTCTACCGCACCCGACGCCTGCACGCAGGCATCGACATCCCCGCCCCGACCGGGCAGGCGATCGTGGCCGCAGCGGACGGGGTCGTCGTGTCCGCCGGGTGGCGCGGCGGGTACGGCAACGCCGTCGTGATCGCCCACAGCGATGGGCTGGCGACGCTGTACGCACACCAGTCACGGCTGGCCGTCCGGGCGGGGCAGCGGGTGCGACGCGGCCAGGTCATCGGTGCGGTCGGTTCCACCGGCCTGTCCACAGGGCCGCACCTGCACTTCGAGGTCCGCGTCAACGGCGTCCCACGCGACCCCATGCGCTACTACTAGCTGCTCCTGGTCGCGCCGGATCGGCGCTCAAGTGGACGCGATCGGCGCTCAAGTGGACGCGGTCGGCGTCCGAGGAACCCGTGGTAGGTCGTCGCCGCCCGCATGCCGCCCGGAT
The sequence above is a segment of the Actinomycetota bacterium genome. Coding sequences within it:
- a CDS encoding flap endonuclease codes for the protein MSTLLAVDGNSLAHRAWHALTDERDSGPWLTGGVVRMLGSVWRYGPYAGVVVAFDSPDSIRKARHPRYKASRPAPDPAFVGQLRDLAHLLAACGFTVLSTPGHEADDVLAATVAGAGIADVRTTLVSSDRDLLALVSDRATLLRPRRTMADLAVYDPAAVEDEFGVQPTQYLELAALRGDPSDDLPGVPGVGQRTAARLLRSWGSVGALYAGIGDLPPDLAARLRDSRGDVERNLELMAPLARGPVDLAATLAKGVDLAQVRRALAPVGLGPTADAFRRAVQRGPLPPMPPPPLEPPPGTAAAEPPAPRPPLHLDGVQAALFS
- a CDS encoding peptidoglycan DD-metalloendopeptidase family protein, which gives rise to MVVAALAALMAVTGGDASAAPVDDLRRRIQDSQHELEAANQGLAVVTTSVEETRAALADVDARLTASTQRLGELEAELAERRDALASAEQKLATAERELATAQGRTQEATRALDAATEELRRTEAELDREQTTFETQAADAFKRGRTGQVGGLLQVVFATDSPGDAARGLRVARSVLAHQDQVVQRLDWLRAQVAAHRQTVAALRRQRMVEEAVARAAREDVADLTEQRRVLVAEQASLVGDQRDLVAQITADQASQQDLLRRLHVDQRSYEGLVSHLEAESQRLENELAAELARLAREQRAAAARAAKAAAKAAAEKAAADKAAADKAAAQKVAADKAVNRTAAKAPAQRRAQTAVAQPGSSDSGQLAWPTAGRVTSGFGWRTHPVYRTRRLHAGIDIPAPTGQAIVAAADGVVVSAGWRGGYGNAVVIAHSDGLATLYAHQSRLAVRAGQRVRRGQVIGAVGSTGLSTGPHLHFEVRVNGVPRDPMRYY
- a CDS encoding protein-L-isoaspartate(D-aspartate) O-methyltransferase; translation: MASCAQPTGALEMFLQRSRQDLVRAAARLGVRSQRVIAAIRAVDRAGFVPPGRERHAYRDRAILIGRRQATSQPSIVALMIQALELDGDERLLEVGAGVGYQAALLARLAREVFAVERSEDLAEQARTNLAHAGIRNVTVVSDDPTRGLPDHAPFDAILVSAAAPEVPQPLAEQLVDGGRLVMPIGPGGEELVTLFVREERRTRRVRVLTAASFVPLR